One part of the Candidatus Bathyarchaeota archaeon genome encodes these proteins:
- a CDS encoding radical SAM protein, producing MEEYIILEKSLEQKKKTAKERYLKAGLSLVKSRLYTGKPFFLAHAITYSCNSRCKTCTYWQMSNRTNADLSTEEVFDLLDEAYDFGMRGYYLFGGEPTVRSDIGKIVDYAKQKGFLTTMNTNASLLKEKAESLRNLDFVFVSLDYFNNYHDFIRGRRGSFREVVDGIKRIREVGNTRVTLVTTISRLNFEAIEPMARFARALNVGISYNAVEPTVKSGFEDGRTESPVLDWGLSDEQLEEFYLTLLKLKREGFPLMETRYVLKHFVEGRAWTCRFPKMFVYVSADKKIFNCTYDHTYDLKQGSFNDYFKSKLYLDHVARAEKCNICVRTCVRGYSYAYDLLPLNFVNLLGDAGILLRGGSN from the coding sequence ATGGAGGAATACATCATATTAGAAAAATCTCTTGAACAAAAAAAGAAAACTGCAAAAGAAAGATACCTGAAAGCTGGCCTTTCACTGGTAAAATCAAGGCTATACACAGGCAAACCCTTCTTTTTGGCTCACGCAATAACTTACAGCTGTAATTCCAGATGCAAAACCTGCACTTACTGGCAGATGTCAAACAGAACAAACGCTGACTTGTCCACTGAGGAAGTTTTTGACCTGCTAGATGAAGCATACGATTTTGGTATGCGCGGCTACTACCTTTTCGGTGGAGAACCAACGGTTAGAAGTGACATCGGCAAAATCGTGGATTACGCAAAGCAGAAGGGATTCTTAACCACGATGAATACAAACGCTTCTTTGCTGAAGGAGAAAGCGGAGTCCCTGCGGAATCTAGATTTTGTTTTCGTCTCGCTGGATTACTTCAATAATTACCATGACTTCATCCGGGGCAGACGCGGTTCGTTTAGGGAAGTTGTAGATGGAATCAAACGGATCCGAGAGGTGGGAAATACAAGAGTAACCCTGGTCACCACCATCAGCAGATTAAATTTCGAGGCGATAGAGCCGATGGCTAGGTTCGCACGCGCCTTAAACGTCGGTATCTCCTATAACGCGGTTGAGCCAACGGTGAAATCAGGCTTTGAAGATGGACGTACAGAATCACCTGTTTTGGATTGGGGACTAAGCGATGAGCAACTTGAAGAATTTTACCTTACGTTGTTAAAACTAAAAAGAGAGGGGTTTCCACTGATGGAGACTAGGTATGTGCTGAAACATTTTGTTGAAGGCAGAGCTTGGACATGTAGGTTTCCCAAGATGTTTGTTTATGTTTCCGCGGACAAAAAAATCTTCAACTGCACCTACGACCACACATATGACCTAAAACAGGGATCTTTCAATGATTATTTCAAAAGCAAACTGTACCTGGATCATGTTGCACGGGCTGAAAAATGCAACATCTGCGTAAGGACCTGTGTGCGGGGTTACTCGTATGCTTACGACCTGTTGCCCCTTAACTTTGTTAACCTTTTAGGGGACGCGGGGATTCTGCTCCGTGGGGGCAGCAACTGA